The proteins below come from a single Afipia sp. P52-10 genomic window:
- the argS gene encoding arginine--tRNA ligase, whose protein sequence is MTQASGQSHLFAQVLDRVQAACRTLSDQGTIPAGLDLSRIVVEPPRDAAHGDMATNAAMVLAKDAKAKPRDLAEKIAELLRADPLVETVEIAGPGFINLRLKASVWPEVLRTVLSEGAAYGRSRIGRGEAINVEYVSANPTGPMHVGHCRGAVFGDALASLLDFAGFKVTREYYVNDAGAQVDVLARSAFMRYREALGEVIGAIPEGLYPGDYLKPVGAALAAEYGDRLKAMAEAEWLPIVRAKAIAMMMAEIEKDLQALNVRHDVFFSERSLQGANGGEVAAVIDGLRKRGLVYEGRLPRPKGGPDEDWEDREQTLFRATAFGDDVDRPLLKSDGSYTYFASDIAYHKNKFDRGFANMVDVWGADHGGYIKRVQAAIRAVSEGKGTLDVKIVQLVKLLRAGEPVKMSKRSGDFVTLREVVDEVGADAVRFMMLFRKNDAVLDFDLAKVIEQSRDNAVFYVQYGHARGYSIFRNAREAIADLPEQAEARAPYLLAKADLSRLADTAELGLLRRLALFPRLVEGAAEAHEPHRIAFYLYDLASEFHALWTRGRDLPHLRFIIQNDAEITLARLALVQGVVSVLAAGLAILGVQAPDEMR, encoded by the coding sequence ATGACCCAAGCATCTGGCCAGTCCCATCTTTTCGCTCAAGTCCTCGATCGCGTGCAGGCGGCTTGCCGTACTTTGAGCGATCAGGGAACGATCCCTGCGGGGCTCGATCTGTCGCGGATCGTGGTCGAGCCGCCGCGCGATGCCGCGCATGGCGATATGGCGACGAATGCGGCGATGGTGCTGGCCAAGGATGCCAAGGCGAAGCCACGCGATCTTGCGGAGAAGATCGCGGAGCTGCTGCGGGCCGATCCGCTGGTTGAGACGGTGGAGATCGCCGGGCCTGGCTTCATCAATCTGCGGCTGAAGGCATCGGTCTGGCCTGAGGTGTTGCGCACGGTGTTGAGCGAGGGGGCGGCCTACGGCCGCAGCCGCATCGGCCGCGGTGAGGCGATCAACGTCGAATATGTTTCGGCAAACCCGACCGGGCCGATGCATGTCGGCCATTGCCGTGGCGCGGTGTTCGGCGATGCGCTGGCGAGCCTGCTCGACTTTGCGGGCTTCAAGGTGACGCGCGAATACTACGTCAACGATGCCGGCGCGCAGGTGGATGTGCTCGCGCGGTCGGCGTTCATGCGCTATCGCGAGGCACTGGGCGAGGTCATCGGCGCGATCCCGGAGGGGCTTTATCCCGGCGACTACCTGAAGCCGGTCGGCGCAGCGCTAGCGGCCGAATACGGCGACAGGCTCAAGGCGATGGCAGAAGCCGAGTGGCTGCCGATCGTGCGGGCGAAAGCCATCGCGATGATGATGGCCGAGATCGAGAAGGATTTGCAGGCGCTCAACGTGCGCCATGATGTGTTCTTCTCCGAGCGTTCGCTGCAGGGCGCCAACGGCGGCGAAGTGGCGGCTGTCATTGATGGCCTGCGCAAGCGTGGGCTCGTCTACGAGGGACGCCTGCCGCGGCCGAAGGGCGGGCCGGACGAGGATTGGGAGGATCGCGAGCAGACGCTCTTCCGCGCGACCGCGTTCGGCGACGACGTCGATCGGCCGCTACTCAAGTCGGACGGATCGTATACCTACTTCGCCTCCGACATCGCCTATCACAAGAACAAGTTCGATCGCGGCTTCGCCAACATGGTCGACGTCTGGGGGGCCGATCACGGCGGCTATATCAAGCGCGTCCAGGCGGCGATCCGGGCGGTCAGCGAAGGCAAGGGCACGCTTGACGTGAAGATCGTGCAGCTCGTGAAGCTGTTGCGCGCTGGCGAGCCAGTGAAGATGTCGAAGCGGTCCGGGGATTTCGTCACGCTGCGCGAGGTGGTCGACGAGGTTGGCGCCGACGCGGTGCGCTTCATGATGCTGTTCCGAAAGAACGATGCGGTGCTCGATTTCGACCTCGCCAAGGTGATCGAGCAGTCGCGCGACAATGCGGTGTTCTATGTCCAGTACGGCCATGCGCGCGGCTATTCGATCTTCCGTAATGCGCGGGAGGCGATCGCCGACCTGCCCGAGCAGGCGGAGGCCCGCGCGCCGTACCTGCTGGCGAAGGCGGATCTGTCGCGGTTGGCTGATACCGCTGAGCTCGGACTGCTGCGGCGGCTCGCTTTGTTCCCACGGCTGGTGGAGGGGGCCGCCGAGGCGCACGAGCCGCATCGGATCGCATTCTACCTCTACGATCTTGCCAGCGAGTTCCATGCGCTTTGGACCAGAGGGCGGGATTTGCCTCATTTACGCTTCATTATCCAGAATGATGCAGAGATTACGTTAGCGCGGCTGGCCCTGGTGCAGGGGGTCGTGTCGGTCCTCGCAGCCGGTCTCGCGATTCTGGGTGTCCAGGCGCCGGACGAAATGCGATAG
- the nagZ gene encoding beta-N-acetylhexosaminidase, producing MRIKAFISGVGGLTLTEDERVFLREEQPWGFILFKRNVSDRAQVASLIADLRQCVGRPDAPVLVDQEGGRVQRLGPPVWPSYPRGSVFAQLYDRTPDEGLRAAYLSARLIAADLADVGFTVDCLPLADVPVAGADAVIGDRAYGTEPAKVAAIGRAVTDGLCAGGVLPVLKHIPGHGRATADTHFQLPTVDTPLVELERTDFAAFRPLADLPMAMTAHVVFSALDRAQPATTSATIIQEVIRGSISFQGLLMSDDVSMNALQGTIAERTRASIAAGCDMILHCNGDPEEMRAVAANTPLLAGQALERAKRALAARKQPQPLDRERARAELDELVSRAGALTA from the coding sequence ATGCGCATCAAAGCCTTCATCAGCGGAGTAGGCGGCCTTACCCTCACCGAGGATGAGCGGGTGTTTCTGCGCGAGGAGCAGCCCTGGGGCTTCATCCTTTTCAAGCGCAACGTCAGTGATCGCGCGCAAGTTGCATCCCTGATTGCGGACTTGCGCCAATGCGTCGGCCGGCCCGACGCGCCGGTGCTGGTCGATCAGGAGGGCGGGCGCGTCCAGCGCCTTGGGCCGCCGGTCTGGCCATCTTATCCTCGTGGCAGCGTGTTCGCGCAGCTCTATGATCGGACCCCCGACGAGGGGCTGCGGGCCGCCTATTTGAGCGCACGGCTGATCGCCGCCGATCTCGCCGACGTTGGCTTCACGGTGGACTGCCTGCCGCTCGCGGATGTGCCGGTGGCGGGGGCGGATGCTGTCATCGGCGACCGCGCCTATGGAACCGAGCCGGCCAAGGTTGCTGCGATCGGCCGTGCCGTGACGGATGGCCTTTGCGCAGGCGGCGTGCTGCCAGTGCTCAAGCATATCCCCGGCCATGGCCGGGCTACCGCGGACACGCACTTTCAGTTGCCGACCGTCGATACGCCGCTTGTGGAACTCGAGCGCACCGACTTCGCCGCGTTCCGCCCGCTGGCGGACCTGCCGATGGCGATGACTGCGCATGTTGTGTTTAGCGCCCTCGATCGTGCCCAACCGGCGACGACTTCTGCGACAATCATCCAGGAGGTGATTCGCGGCTCGATCAGTTTCCAAGGTTTGCTGATGAGTGATGACGTGTCGATGAATGCTCTGCAGGGAACGATCGCCGAGCGCACCCGCGCCAGCATCGCTGCCGGCTGCGACATGATCCTGCATTGCAACGGCGATCCGGAAGAGATGCGGGCGGTCGCCGCCAACACGCCGCTGCTGGCGGGACAGGCGCTGGAGCGGGCGAAGCGCGCGCTCGCCGCGCGCAAACAGCCGCAGCCGCTCGATCGCGAGCGGGCGCGCGCCGAACTCGAT
- a CDS encoding efflux RND transporter permease subunit — MRLSEQCIRRPVMTTMLTATIIVFGLFAYRLLPVSALPKVDFPTISITATLPGASADTMAASIAGPIERQMSTVPGISSMTSQSAQGTTTITIQFDLNRNIDAAALDVQTALSIAQRRLPIEMTVPPSFRKVNPSDFPVLFIALSSATLPLSTVNEYGDIFMAQALSQIAGVAQVQIYGSQKFAVRVQADPEAAAARGLSMDDIRNAVARANSSTPVGTLNGPSQNITLQASSQMDTAEPYRQIVVAYRNGSPIKLDEVARVYDSVENDKTASWFNGERSIVLAVQKQPDANTVAVVDAVKARLPGLQAQLPPSINVNVTMDRSISIRQSVFDVQETLLIAVILVVLVIFLFLRSAAATFIPSVAVPISLLGTCGAMYLLDFSVNNMTLLALTLSVGFVVDDAIVMLENIVRHIEEGMRPYEAALKGAREIGFTIISITFSLIAVFIPVLLMGGIVGRVFREFAVTVAIAILVSAFVSLTLTPMLCARVLKEHDAHKKPNVVLRIFEAMFAQWHRGYEWALDKVLAAKSITLALTIATLFATAFLYYVVPKGFFPQEDTGFLIGTSEAATDTSFDAMVERQQKLDEVLRADPAVEFVNSTVGAGGPTQTANYGRIFIGLKPKGERDPAPVVIARLRQKSAAVPGMQAFFQSIQNLNIGGRVSKSQYQYTLQGADTGALYTIAPELRDKIAKIPGLLDVTTDLYVKNPQLTVEIDREQAAVYGITADQIRNQLFNAFGSRQIGTIYKPSNDYQIILEAQPRFRVDPSELSKLYLKTGNNQTIPLDAVAKLVPSIGPLQINHQGQQPSVTISFNLAPNVSLGYAVDKISEIERDANLPVSIVSGFSGTAQVFQDSLRGQGVLILAAVFAAFVILGILYESFVHPITIISGLPSAGIGAILTLMLFNMDLSVIAMIGIVMLVGIVKKNAIMMVDFAISRRAVGLSAEHAIREAALLRFRPIMMTTFAAIFGTLPIALGTGAGAELRQPLGVAVVGGLLVSQLLTLFITPVIYIYLDRIDRKLKRRLEPEFVEVEERPRQVAAE, encoded by the coding sequence ATGAGACTCTCCGAGCAGTGCATTCGTCGTCCGGTGATGACGACTATGCTCACGGCAACGATCATCGTTTTTGGTCTCTTTGCCTATCGCCTGCTTCCGGTCTCAGCCCTGCCGAAGGTCGACTTTCCGACCATCTCGATCACCGCGACGCTTCCAGGCGCCAGCGCCGACACCATGGCTGCCTCGATTGCCGGACCGATCGAACGGCAGATGTCCACCGTACCCGGCATTTCGTCGATGACCTCGCAATCGGCGCAGGGGACGACCACCATCACCATCCAGTTCGACCTCAACCGCAACATCGATGCGGCCGCGCTCGACGTACAGACTGCGCTGTCGATCGCCCAGCGGCGTTTGCCGATCGAGATGACGGTGCCGCCGAGCTTCCGCAAGGTGAACCCGTCGGACTTCCCGGTGCTGTTCATCGCGCTGAGCTCGGCCACGCTGCCGCTCTCGACCGTCAACGAGTACGGCGACATCTTCATGGCCCAGGCGCTGTCGCAGATCGCCGGCGTTGCGCAGGTGCAGATCTACGGCAGCCAGAAATTTGCGGTGCGCGTGCAGGCAGACCCAGAGGCGGCCGCCGCCCGCGGCTTGTCGATGGACGACATCCGCAACGCGGTGGCGCGGGCGAACTCCAGTACGCCGGTGGGCACGTTGAATGGACCCAGCCAGAACATCACGCTGCAGGCCTCGAGCCAGATGGATACGGCCGAACCGTACCGGCAGATCGTCGTGGCCTATCGTAATGGTTCGCCGATCAAGCTCGACGAAGTGGCCAGGGTGTATGACAGCGTCGAGAACGACAAGACCGCGAGCTGGTTCAACGGCGAGCGCTCGATCGTGCTGGCGGTTCAGAAGCAGCCCGACGCCAACACGGTGGCGGTGGTCGATGCCGTAAAGGCGCGGCTGCCGGGATTGCAGGCGCAGCTGCCGCCATCGATCAACGTCAACGTCACCATGGATCGGTCGATCTCGATCCGACAGTCGGTGTTCGATGTCCAGGAGACGCTGTTGATCGCCGTGATCCTCGTGGTCCTGGTGATTTTCCTGTTCCTGCGCTCGGCGGCTGCGACCTTCATCCCGTCGGTGGCGGTGCCGATCTCGCTGCTCGGCACCTGCGGCGCGATGTATCTGCTCGATTTCTCGGTCAACAACATGACGTTGCTGGCGCTGACATTGTCGGTCGGGTTCGTCGTCGACGACGCCATCGTCATGCTCGAGAACATCGTCCGGCATATCGAAGAGGGAATGCGACCCTATGAGGCGGCGCTGAAGGGCGCCCGCGAAATCGGCTTCACCATCATCTCGATCACCTTTTCGCTGATCGCCGTGTTCATTCCGGTGCTGCTGATGGGCGGCATCGTCGGTCGCGTGTTCCGCGAGTTCGCGGTGACGGTGGCGATCGCGATCCTCGTCTCGGCGTTCGTCTCGCTGACGCTGACGCCGATGCTGTGCGCCCGCGTGCTGAAGGAGCACGATGCGCATAAGAAGCCGAATGTCGTGCTTCGTATCTTCGAGGCGATGTTCGCCCAGTGGCATCGCGGCTACGAATGGGCCCTCGACAAGGTTCTGGCGGCGAAGTCGATCACGCTCGCTCTCACGATCGCAACGCTGTTTGCGACCGCCTTCCTCTACTACGTCGTGCCGAAGGGCTTCTTCCCGCAGGAGGACACCGGCTTCCTGATCGGTACCTCGGAGGCTGCAACCGATACCTCGTTCGATGCGATGGTAGAGCGCCAGCAGAAGCTGGACGAGGTCTTGCGCGCCGACCCGGCGGTGGAATTCGTCAACAGCACCGTCGGCGCCGGCGGCCCCACCCAGACGGCGAATTACGGGCGCATCTTCATCGGCCTGAAGCCAAAGGGCGAGCGCGATCCCGCACCGGTGGTTATCGCGCGGCTGCGGCAGAAGTCGGCGGCGGTGCCAGGCATGCAGGCCTTCTTCCAAAGCATCCAGAACCTGAACATCGGTGGCCGCGTCTCCAAGAGCCAGTATCAGTACACGTTACAGGGGGCCGATACGGGGGCGCTCTATACGATCGCGCCGGAGCTTCGCGACAAGATCGCAAAGATTCCGGGGCTGCTGGATGTGACGACCGACCTGTATGTGAAGAACCCGCAACTGACGGTGGAGATCGATCGCGAGCAGGCGGCTGTCTATGGCATCACGGCCGACCAGATCCGCAATCAGCTCTTCAACGCGTTCGGCTCGCGCCAGATCGGCACGATCTACAAGCCGTCGAACGATTACCAGATCATCCTGGAGGCGCAGCCGCGTTTCCGTGTCGATCCGTCGGAGCTGTCGAAGCTCTATCTGAAGACCGGCAACAACCAGACGATTCCGCTTGATGCGGTGGCGAAGCTGGTTCCGAGCATCGGACCGCTGCAGATCAACCACCAGGGCCAGCAGCCGTCGGTGACGATCTCGTTCAACCTCGCGCCGAACGTCTCGCTCGGTTACGCGGTCGATAAGATTTCCGAGATCGAGCGCGACGCCAACCTGCCGGTCTCGATCGTCAGCGGCTTCTCCGGCACGGCGCAGGTGTTCCAGGACTCGTTGCGGGGGCAGGGCGTGCTGATCCTGGCTGCGGTGTTCGCGGCCTTCGTCATCCTCGGCATTCTCTACGAGAGCTTCGTGCATCCGATCACGATCATCTCCGGCTTGCCGTCGGCGGGTATCGGCGCGATCCTGACTCTGATGCTGTTCAACATGGACCTGTCGGTGATCGCGATGATTGGCATCGTCATGCTAGTCGGCATCGTCAAGAAGAACGCGATCATGATGGTGGATTTCGCGATCAGCCGCCGCGCTGTTGGCCTCAGCGCGGAGCATGCGATCCGCGAGGCGGCATTGCTGCGTTTCCGCCCAATCATGATGACGACGTTCGCGGCGATCTTCGGCACGCTGCCGATCGCACTCGGAACTGGCGCTGGCGCCGAGCTGCGTCAGCCGCTGGGCGTGGCGGTGGTTGGCGGTCTTCTGGTCTCGCAACTGCTGACGCTGTTCATTACGCCGGTGATCTACATCTACCTCGATCGCATTGACCGCAAGCTGAAGCGTCGTCTCGAGCCGGAGTTCGTGGAAGTCGAGGAGCGCCCGCGCCAGGTGGCGGCGGAATAA
- a CDS encoding efflux RND transporter periplasmic adaptor subunit: MRKRNLFIALGLVAVAGTVAFSTRSSWMDTGGAAKAQGPGRVRAISIQAAIAERKQVPVEVDAIGTVTPIASVALKSRIETTITEVHFQDGARVKAGDILFTLDARQIDAQIAQAEGTLARDRSQLAGAERDFRRYSDLIAKGATTQVNVDNAQTQMDILRGTVRADESVLENLKVQKSYATIRAPISGRISAANVKVGNFVRPADVAPLATINQIAPIYVALTVPQRVLPDLHESLKAGTAIAIASLPGDKATETGKVAMIENTVDINTGMVTLRAVMDNDKETLWPGTLVSTKLVVRNEEAVVVPSVAVQRSQAGNFVFLVKDGKAQVQPVTVARTFQGSSVISSGLSGGENVVTDGQMLLSNGTPVDIRDRKTGA, from the coding sequence ATGAGAAAACGCAATTTGTTTATCGCCCTCGGTCTGGTCGCCGTTGCCGGAACGGTCGCTTTCAGCACGCGCTCATCCTGGATGGATACGGGCGGGGCTGCAAAGGCGCAGGGACCGGGCCGCGTTCGCGCGATCTCGATCCAGGCCGCCATCGCCGAACGCAAGCAGGTGCCGGTCGAGGTCGATGCGATCGGGACGGTGACACCGATCGCCAGCGTCGCATTGAAGTCGCGCATCGAGACGACGATCACAGAAGTTCATTTCCAGGATGGCGCGCGCGTCAAGGCGGGCGACATTCTGTTCACGCTCGACGCGCGACAGATCGATGCGCAGATCGCGCAGGCCGAAGGGACGCTGGCGCGCGATCGCTCGCAACTTGCAGGGGCCGAGCGCGATTTCCGCCGCTACAGCGATCTGATCGCCAAGGGAGCAACCACCCAAGTCAACGTTGATAACGCGCAGACGCAGATGGACATCCTGCGCGGGACGGTTCGTGCTGATGAGTCCGTTCTGGAGAATTTAAAGGTCCAGAAGAGCTACGCCACGATCCGCGCGCCGATCTCCGGGCGCATCAGCGCGGCCAACGTCAAGGTGGGTAACTTTGTCCGCCCGGCCGATGTCGCGCCGCTTGCCACCATCAATCAGATCGCGCCGATTTACGTCGCGCTGACCGTGCCGCAGCGGGTGCTGCCCGATCTGCATGAATCGTTGAAGGCCGGAACGGCGATCGCGATCGCCTCGTTGCCCGGCGACAAGGCGACCGAAACCGGAAAGGTGGCGATGATCGAGAACACGGTCGACATCAACACCGGCATGGTCACGCTGCGTGCGGTGATGGACAACGACAAGGAGACGCTGTGGCCGGGGACGCTGGTCTCCACCAAGCTGGTCGTCCGCAACGAGGAAGCGGTCGTCGTGCCCTCGGTCGCAGTCCAGCGCAGCCAGGCCGGCAACTTCGTGTTCCTGGTCAAGGATGGCAAGGCTCAGGTCCAGCCAGTGACCGTGGCGCGGACCTTCCAGGGATCGTCGGTGATCTCCAGCGGCCTGTCGGGCGGCGAGAACGTGGTGACCGACGGCCAGATGCTGCTTTCGAATGGTACCCCGGTCGACATCCGCGACCGCAAGACGGGAGCCTGA
- the erpA gene encoding iron-sulfur cluster insertion protein ErpA, which translates to MSATVTITERAARRIGQILQSEGVGAMLRISVEGGGCSGFQYKFDVEKTRAEDDLVIARDGATVLVDPASVPFLAGSEVDFVDDLIGASFRVVNPNATASCGCGTSFSI; encoded by the coding sequence ATGTCTGCGACTGTCACCATCACCGAACGGGCCGCCCGCCGCATCGGGCAAATCCTGCAATCGGAAGGCGTCGGCGCGATGCTGCGGATCAGTGTCGAGGGCGGCGGCTGCTCCGGATTTCAATACAAGTTCGACGTGGAGAAGACCCGCGCGGAGGATGATCTGGTGATCGCCCGCGATGGGGCAACCGTGCTCGTCGATCCCGCCTCGGTTCCTTTCCTCGCTGGTTCAGAAGTCGATTTCGTCGACGACCTGATCGGCGCCTCGTTCCGCGTGGTCAATCCGAACGCCACCGCGTCCTGCGGCTGTGGCACCAGCTTCTCGATCTGA
- a CDS encoding deoxyguanosinetriphosphate triphosphohydrolase, whose translation MAVGMAAPRAVYACDPEHSRGRLHAEPPSKTRSAFRRDCDRVIHSTAFRRLKHKTQVFVFHEGDHYRTRLTHSLEVAQIARAIARQLGLDEDLTEALALAHDLGHTPFGHAGERALDGCLHAWGGFDHNAQTLRVVTTLERRYPAFDGLNLSWETLEGIVKHNGPLTDKDGRPAGRYAETGVPHAIADYVRGHDLELSSIAGLEAQVAGLADDIAYDAHDIDDGLRAGLFAIDDLAAVPLIGGIVADIDARFPRLDQPRRGAELVRELISHLIGDVVAETQRRLGESLPASPGEVRRLGRPTAAFSAAMAAAEREIKAFLFKRMYRHERVMAIMQDAEAIVRDLFGHYRANTGELPPGWLPAEASDVELARGIGDFIAGMTDRFAIVEHQRIFDLTPELR comes from the coding sequence ATGGCGGTCGGGATGGCGGCGCCGCGCGCGGTCTACGCCTGCGATCCGGAGCACAGCCGGGGGCGGTTGCACGCCGAGCCGCCGAGCAAGACTCGCAGCGCATTCCGGCGGGACTGCGACCGGGTGATCCATTCGACGGCGTTCCGCCGCCTCAAGCACAAAACCCAGGTGTTCGTCTTCCATGAAGGGGACCATTATCGCACACGACTGACCCATTCGCTGGAGGTTGCGCAGATCGCCCGGGCGATCGCCCGCCAGCTCGGTCTCGACGAGGACCTGACCGAAGCGTTGGCGCTGGCACACGATCTCGGCCACACCCCGTTCGGCCATGCGGGGGAGCGTGCCCTCGATGGTTGTCTGCACGCCTGGGGCGGGTTCGATCACAACGCCCAGACCTTGCGCGTCGTCACCACGCTGGAACGGCGCTATCCAGCCTTCGACGGCCTCAATCTCTCCTGGGAAACACTCGAGGGCATCGTCAAGCACAACGGGCCGCTGACGGACAAGGATGGCCGGCCCGCGGGGCGATACGCCGAGACCGGCGTGCCGCATGCGATTGCCGACTACGTCAGAGGACACGACCTCGAACTCTCGAGCATCGCCGGGCTCGAAGCGCAGGTCGCAGGCCTTGCCGATGATATCGCCTACGATGCCCACGACATCGATGACGGCCTGCGCGCCGGCCTGTTCGCGATCGATGATCTTGCGGCTGTGCCGTTGATCGGCGGAATCGTTGCCGACATCGACGCACGCTTTCCCAGGCTTGACCAGCCGCGGCGGGGAGCGGAACTGGTTCGGGAGCTGATCTCGCACTTGATCGGCGACGTGGTGGCCGAGACCCAGCGCCGGCTCGGCGAAAGCTTACCCGCGTCGCCCGGCGAGGTCCGGCGTCTGGGGCGACCGACCGCGGCATTTTCGGCGGCGATGGCCGCGGCCGAGCGGGAGATCAAGGCTTTTCTGTTCAAGCGCATGTATCGGCACGAGCGGGTGATGGCCATCATGCAGGACGCGGAAGCGATTGTGCGGGACCTGTTCGGCCACTATCGCGCCAATACCGGGGAGTTGCCGCCGGGATGGCTGCCGGCCGAAGCGAGCGACGTTGAGCTGGCGCGCGGCATCGGCGACTTCATCGCCGGCATGACCGACCGCTTCGCCATCGTCGAACACCAGCGGATTTTTGACTTAACCCCCGAATTGCGTTAG
- a CDS encoding SPOR domain-containing protein — MADRYQYRPESADDRGARRAASQSADGDPLAELARLIGQTEQGTALSAPPSTRAERTRADRVSSQQYQPQHEDVPDEAPPAEASRPSWMRTASRQQRAQPAALEPQGYSADPYPQQDEEPPPPAFLRTARHRDERQQQPQQPQYDQYQYQREQQYAEQTQYEQQPQYDHQHDQQARYDHVLYDQNSQNAHYPQYQDQQYADGTYQAGYQEQDPNYPPYYGDGHYEEPQRKRGGLMTVAAVLALAVVGTAGAFAYRSFVGSPRSGEPPVIKAEPGATKIVPPTQTSDASGKIVDRIGAPSGQEQLLSREEQPVDINGRNPPRVVFPPLNTNANPPSPQSVATTTASTPPRAGVSNGALGDEPRRVRTLSIRTDQPDTAPASGQQGQAAQSRAASARAQAPANAPVSLSPQQQAPAPTRTASAQPTGGSGGYMVQISSQRSEADAQAAYRAMQSKFPNVLGSRSAMIRRADLGERGIYYRALVGPFSQAEDAGQLCNSLKAAGGQCVVQRN, encoded by the coding sequence ATGGCAGATCGTTATCAATACCGGCCCGAGTCCGCCGACGATCGCGGTGCGCGGCGAGCTGCGAGCCAGAGCGCCGATGGCGATCCGTTGGCTGAGCTCGCACGTCTGATAGGGCAGACCGAACAAGGTACGGCGTTGAGCGCTCCGCCGAGCACGCGTGCCGAGCGCACGCGGGCCGATCGCGTTTCATCGCAACAATATCAGCCGCAGCATGAGGACGTGCCGGACGAGGCACCACCAGCCGAGGCGTCGCGGCCATCATGGATGCGCACCGCGAGCCGGCAGCAGCGCGCTCAGCCCGCGGCGCTGGAGCCGCAGGGTTACTCGGCCGATCCTTATCCGCAGCAGGATGAAGAGCCTCCGCCACCGGCGTTTCTGCGCACGGCGCGTCATCGCGACGAGCGGCAGCAACAACCGCAGCAGCCGCAATACGATCAATATCAGTATCAGCGCGAGCAGCAGTACGCCGAGCAGACCCAATACGAACAGCAGCCGCAATACGATCATCAACACGATCAGCAGGCGCGCTATGATCACGTTCTGTATGATCAGAATTCACAGAACGCGCACTACCCGCAGTACCAGGATCAGCAGTACGCCGACGGCACGTATCAGGCTGGCTACCAAGAGCAAGATCCGAACTATCCGCCTTACTATGGCGATGGCCACTACGAAGAGCCGCAACGTAAGCGCGGCGGGTTGATGACCGTCGCGGCGGTGCTGGCGCTGGCGGTTGTCGGCACGGCGGGCGCGTTTGCTTATCGTTCCTTCGTAGGATCGCCACGCAGCGGCGAGCCGCCGGTGATCAAGGCCGAGCCTGGTGCAACCAAGATCGTGCCTCCGACCCAGACCAGCGACGCCTCCGGCAAGATCGTCGACCGCATCGGAGCTCCAAGCGGGCAGGAGCAGTTGCTGTCACGCGAGGAGCAGCCGGTCGACATCAATGGCCGCAATCCGCCGCGGGTGGTTTTCCCGCCGTTGAACACCAATGCCAACCCGCCCTCGCCGCAATCGGTCGCAACCACGACAGCCTCGACACCACCACGGGCCGGGGTTTCGAATGGTGCGCTTGGCGACGAGCCAAGGCGGGTCCGGACCCTCAGCATCCGCACTGATCAGCCGGATACGGCACCGGCTTCAGGTCAACAGGGGCAGGCTGCCCAGTCGCGGGCGGCCTCGGCCCGGGCGCAGGCCCCTGCCAATGCGCCGGTCTCGCTGTCGCCGCAGCAACAGGCGCCGGCTCCGACCCGTACCGCCTCCGCACAACCGACAGGTGGATCGGGCGGGTATATGGTCCAGATTTCGTCGCAGCGGAGCGAAGCCGACGCCCAGGCGGCCTACCGGGCGATGCAGTCCAAGTTCCCGAACGTGCTCGGATCGCGCTCGGCGATGATTCGCCGCGCCGATCTCGGCGAGCGTGGGATCTACTATCGCGCGCTGGTTGGGCCGTTTTCCCAGGCCGAGGACGCCGGACAGCTCTGCAACAGCCTGAAGGCCGCCGGCGGCCAGTGCGTCGTCCAAAGGAATTAA